Genomic segment of Colletotrichum destructivum chromosome 5, complete sequence:
ACACTTACCACCAGGTGCAGGTCTGGACGTCTCTGAGAGCCGTTGAGAAGCACGGAGGCAGGCATTTTGTTTTTGTTCGATCAATTGCCCAAAGACCGTGAGGAGGACACGACAGTGACAGCTCGTCAGTCGCGACGCTGGATAGTTGGAGGGAGAAGCGACACAGTTTAAAGGGGAATCATCGCGTGACCTGCTCAAAAACTCGTTTCCTTCGCGATGAAAGTTGCTGGTCTGCTGTTTCCATCGGCACGTCAACAAGCCCAGGCATATTCCTTTTAGTTGCATATTTATACATCTGTTAGTTTCATAAATGAATGTATTACCCATAGTAATGCTGCCTCAATAAAGAAGGAATAGTAGGTAAGTAAGTTTGCCCCGCCCGTCAATTATTGAAGAGGGAATTGGGTACCTCAGATGCCTCCAGCCAGTGGACCAGGACATCTCTACAGGGGTcgaggtacctacctacttaggGAGCACTGACGCAACAAGCAGCCAACATCGCGGGCTAGGTCGCCAAACAACGTCTCCAGCTCCCCATCAACTCCATTGAACGGTCACCTTGCGTTTGCTTTGAACTTCTGGTGTTGAGCACACGCGCCTTTTCGCCACTACCTCCTGGTCAATTAGCAATACAATCTTCGCCGTCAATTTCAATCAAATACGATGTCTGGTGCTCCTGTAGGCCACACATACTCCAATGAGCCAGGATCAAAGAGGTCGCTCGCTGGCTGACACCATCATGCACTTGCTTAGGACCGAGAGGCCGTGTTTCCCACGCGCCAGTCGCTGGGAATCATGAAGGCGAAGCTCAAGGGTGCTGAAACAGGCCACAGTCTGCTCAAGCGAAAGAGCGAGGCCCTGACCAAGTATGTTCTCAGAGAGGCTTGGAATCACACATGTGAGAATTGGTTCACTGACACGTTTTGCTCCGCAGACGATTCCGAGGTTCGAAGTCCCGATTTCTCCCCGAAAAACAATGCTGACGAAGGAATTGCTCTTCCAAAGAGATAACAAGAcgcatcgacgaggccaagcgCAAGATGGGACGTGTGATGCAAATtgcctccttttccttggccGAAGTTACGTATGCCGTAGGCGGTGATATCGGCTATCAGATACAGGAGTCGGCGCGATCAGCTCGGTTCCGGGTGCGCACCAAACAGGAGAATGTTTCGGGTGTTCTGCTCCCTGCCTTCGAGAGCTACGTGACTGAAGGAAACAACGACTTCGGCCTGACCGGACTGGGCAAAGGTGGTCAGCAGGTCCAGCGCTGCCGCGAGACATATGCCCGTGCTGTGGAGGCCTTAGTCGAGCTTGCGAGTCTTCAGGTACGCGGCCTTCACGTCTCTCGCAAGGGACGAACACGCAGGCTAATATGACCTAGACTGCGTTTGTTATCTTGGATGAAGTCATCAAGGTTGTTAATCGACGTGGTAAGTTGTGCAATCGATAGTTTCCCCTGATACTCTATACTAACGTAATGTAGTGAATGCGATGTGAGCAGTTTTCAAACAATGTGCGTACTAACCATTTGCTGACCATTTCCCAAGCGAGCACGTCATCATTCCCAGAACAGAGAACACCATCAAGTGTATGAAACCCCCCAAGAATCACTCGCATGACAACTGGAGATGTATCTAACTCCTTCGTCACAGACATCAACTCGGAATTGGACGAACTGGACCGAGAAGAGTTCTACAGACTGAAAAAGGTAAAGGCAATCACGCGGCATGGAGAGCAGCGATTTCTGACGGATGTATGCAGGTAGCGAACAAGAAACAGAGAGATACCGCCGCCACAGATgcagagatcaaggccaaAAAGGCCGCCAATGCAGCAGAGGAGAGGGGTGATGCGCCCGGGCCAAACGACCTTCTCGCGGCAGAGGAAGACAACGATGTTATTTTCTGAGCATGTCGTACCTATGGCACAATGAGAAAAGAGATAACGAAGCATGTGTCGATAGCCAGGGTCGTTGTTGGTGTACGCGCGCTCTTTCTTATAAGCATCCATACCCTCTCGAACTCATTCTCAACCTATACGCCGACGTAATTGACAACCGAAAACACCCCAAACTGCACACCCGTTACCTATTGCCGCTGGTATGTGACCTTAATAGTATGCGAGTCTCCGAGGACCATGCCCGCAGTGTTTTCCTTTGCCGTGATGGCCCCCTGTTCGCCCTCGTACTCGACGAAAGCGATACCGCGGCGGCCTGGTACCAATCTGACCTCGCGGAATCCCTCGAAACGACCAAATATGCTTgtgacggcgtcgacatcgtaATCCTCGGGCAAGTTTTGCACGAAGAGAATCTTGTTCGGAGGTAGATACTCGTCGGGGATGACAGCCGTCGTAGAGGGATTCGTGGATTTGAGGCCAGTGCCGCGAGCGGCCTTGACAGGACGGTTGTCCTGTGCAGCAGCGCCGCTTGGGCCGGGCCTTTTGAGGCGCTTTTGCTCCTCAGCAGCCTCGTAGGCCTTCTTTTTGTCTGTTCAAGGGGTAAAGGAGTTAGCAGAGGCGGTACTGGTTTTCTGCACAGATGACTATGCgcgaagaaagaaagaaaacgaGAGAAACATGGCCGTATACCGCAGTACCTTTTTCAGCTAGACGACGACGCTTATGCAGCTCAAattcttcatcatcgccagcCGTCTTGACGGTCGCATCGCTTCTTGTGCGTgcgagggcgagctgcaTAGGCTTCTCAAACAACTCAAAGCCTTGAACCTCCTCGATGGCTTTACGCGCGGCTTCAGGGTCGGCAAAGACAACAAAAGCTTGTCCTTTCGCCTTCAGATTCGTCTTGGCAACAATCTCGATGACATTGCCGTACTCAGAGAAGATCTGGAGCAGCGCGCCCTTCAACAAGTCGACTTTGACGCGCTCCTCAAGGTTTCGCACGTATACCCTATTACACAGATGGTCAGCCAATGGCCCGACGTGTCGAAGTGCAATGACACGTACGTGGCGATGGGGAGACCGGAGGCCATGTCTTTAGTTGTGTAGGGAAAAGAGTGCAATTACTGGTCGGTCAGCTAGGAGAAGAAATGCTGAGATACATGTAATCATGAGGGTCAAGCTGGCTCATCCAATGTTAAACACCCCCATCGCTGCGGAGCGAGGGACGTGCACGGGTGCAAGCACAGCTGGTGAAGTATCGATGCGTAAGGTATTGGATTTGGAATTAGCTATATAGTGAGTTTTGAAGTAGCGCAAAGacacatacgaccatacccactggaaaactcgggatcccgtccgctctcccatagataagccagtgagggccggattagtagttgggtcggtgacgaccagcgaatacctggtgttgtatgttgACTTTCCTTTTTGGAAAAACGTTTCCAATTCATTGTTTTATTTTCTAATAAATATGATAGCGAACGAACTAGCTGTCCTAATTAAGAGTGTAGGAGTAAATCATGTCTTATCTAACACTGAATAGATGCATGTTTCGAACGATCTCAGTCGGACTTGTAACTGTGCTAGCTGCCTGGAACAGTACGACAATCAAAGCCGTCGCTGCCCAGGCGCGCACAAGCTCATGTGTTAGCCATCGCATTGTTAACTTTCAAGGCAACGTGGTAACTTGGCTATTGGAGTATGCCGTACTGCTTTTAGCTGGCCAATGTGTAAATGTGGACGTTCAACAAATGATACACAGGGCTACCTGGATACGAGTCTATACATTCGCCTCCTCAGCTGGCGCTTGCTCTCCTTCGCTCCTGGGCTCTTCTAGAACCAAGTCGCTCTTCAAATCCGGAAGGAAACGATCAATACGTTTCCACGTCTCGTTCCACAGATTCTCCTTCGACGCATCTTTTGTGGGAGAAACAAGGAAGCCGCTACTTGCCATGAAAAGAACTACATTCTTCAGGTTTTCCCTAACTGCCTCCTCCTGTTGTCTTGCCGTTAGCATACATCCCTCCCGGTCGATCAACTTGGGCAAATGAACTTACGAGGCTATCGCCCTGGCCACTATTCATCAACCGATCCATGATGTCGATAATCTTCACCCAAAGATCCAGCATTCCGTCCCACTTTGAGAGCAACACCAGGTATTGAAGGAAGACTTTGCACAGCAAAGATGCGGCTTGAACCCGCATTTCGCTCATGCCGTCCCGGTCTGAGGAGAAGACCTCTGGCTTCAAGAGTTTATGGATCAGTGGGAACAAGACCTCGCCAAAGATGGCTGTCCATTCCTTATGGTCGCTGCAAGTCAGATCGGGAGAGAGCAGCGATCGCTGCAGCGAGGTGAAAGCCTGGAGGCGTACGTCGCGACATGGGTTTGTACATTGCGTTGTGAGTGCCTGAAAGATAGGCAGCCAGTAGGCGGACCAAGCTTGAAGACCCCGTTAGTCCCAGCACCAAGCCATCCACATAGACATGACTCCTTGACTTACCTTCGCTGCTTTCTAGATGAGATTGCTTCATCAAGAAGGGGATACGTGCTGTCATGTTGTAGATGCTGTTGACCGCCTTGGACCCACGTGTAATAGCTTCGTTGACACTGCTGGCTAGTCAGTCCGGCTCAAAACCCAGTGTGAATCGCGTCACTGCTTACTTTGTTTTCTCGCGAGTTCCTTCGTGTACCTTGCGCTGCTGTGTTTCGAGCTTGCGTTCCATGAGCACAGCCCGCCCAGCTCCAGACGCAAATTCACCAAGTAAAGAAATCGCCGCTTCATAATTGTCTGCAATGATCGCTGGTGGTGCACCTCCGCAACCCAACTCAAGGATGTCAAACACAAGTGACGCTGACTCCTGGCGCCCTGCCAACGCCCGCATGATGGCCCAGAAGTCTGGAGAAGTCATGATTTCATTGCGTAGAGGGCTAGGCTCATCGATGCACAGCCTCAACCCCCGGAGCATCAAGACGGAAGTCTTTGCCAGAACTTCTTTCGCAAAGCTCGATATTGTGTGTAGCAGAACCGGGACGTTGATGTAGTCATGTACCTAAATAACGACATGAATGAGACAAATGATTTGTAGATAAGACAGGTTGGGGGGAGATACGTACGTAGCTGACCTGTAAGAGTTTGAGGAGGTAGAAGGTAGCCCTGGAGACAATGATGTAGTGGTAATTTCCAGCATCCCGCAGCACCGCTTGCAGTGCTTCTATGACCTTCTTGCCGATAATTTGAACGGTGTCTTGATCTCGAAGAGCGAGCACAGTGCTGAACTCGAGTATGTAGGCCATGGCAGGGTCGTACACAACGCTTGTCTGCGTTGGCTTCTGTCCGTTCATGGACGCCGCTGGTACGTTCTCCGACTTCACTACTATGACTGTGGGGCTATGATCTTCAGGCAGCGCATCGAGCAGTGCACCAACCAACGGTTCCAAGTCCTGAGGTGAAAGTTTGCTGAATCAAACTTGTTAATCAATGTTTTCTGGCTGGGCATGGCGACTTACGATATGTTGGCGAAAACATTGCCCATATGGCAAGAGTTCACACAGTCGACGGTGCATAGAGTGCTCTCCAACTCCTCGTCGGAGGGCTCTGGTGGATCATCTGCCGCATAGCTGGAGATGTAACTGGTGAACGCAGAAAAAAAGCCCGTGTCCACCGTCTTTGCCGCTCGATCAATGACTTGGGATGGGGTCTGCAGCGGGATCGGGGTGATGTCCAAGACTGCAGATTCTGCggagaaaaaagggggaaCCAGAGAATTGACGAAGAGATTAAGCCAGATCCGAGTGATCTAGAAAATATTAGCCGAATTCGCAAAATCACGAATGCAAACGAGGTTGGCATACGTGTTTCCAGCCGTATTGGATCAATTCCTCGTTACCAGTAACGACTCGGAAGAGAACCAGAGTCGCTAGCTGTGCCCTAAAGTCTCTTCCCAGTTTGACGGCCAACTCGCTAACCATGACACTGCTGTCGCCAGCCTGAACCTCGGTGTTCAAGCTTGTGTTGAAAGGCATCTCGGTAGCCAGTGTCGTCATGTGACTAAGAGAGTAAATGATCTGGTCTAGAGCCTCAGTATTTTTGTACTTGGCCGCTATTCGAGCGCATTCATCGAACCCAGTG
This window contains:
- a CDS encoding Putative ATPase, V1 complex, subunit D, with translation MSGAPDREAVFPTRQSLGIMKAKLKGAETGHSLLKRKSEALTKRFREITRRIDEAKRKMGRVMQIASFSLAEVTYAVGGDIGYQIQESARSARFRVRTKQENVSGVLLPAFESYVTEGNNDFGLTGLGKGGQQVQRCRETYARAVEALVELASLQTAFVILDEVIKVVNRRVNAIEHVIIPRTENTIKYINSELDELDREEFYRLKKVANKKQRDTAATDAEIKAKKAANAAEERGDAPGPNDLLAAEEDNDVIF
- a CDS encoding Putative RNA recognition motif domain, nucleotide-binding alpha-beta plait domain superfamily → MASGLPIATVYVRNLEERVKVDLLKGALLQIFSEYGNVIEIVAKTNLKAKGQAFVVFADPEAARKAIEEVQGFELFEKPMQLALARTRSDATVKTAGDDEEFELHKRRRLAEKDKKKAYEAAEEQKRLKRPGPSGAAAQDNRPVKAARGTGLKSTNPSTTAVIPDEYLPPNKILFVQNLPEDYDVDAVTSIFGRFEGFREVRLVPGRRGIAFVEYEGEQGAITAKENTAGMVLGDSHTIKVTYQRQ